A stretch of DNA from Plasmodium vinckei vinckei genome assembly, chromosome: PVVCY_07:
gaatcaataaaattaaaatatgaaaatgtgGAGAATTTAAATACAATTACAATTTCAGATTTATCGTCACTTTTTGAGGAATATAAAGTTCTTgtagaattaaaaaaaagtattttaaaagattTACAAGATCATGCATAGGTATGATGTAACACTAGTATGTTAATTATAGATGAGggataattatattatttgtctTCATACTATgcatatatctttttttatatcatattaatgaatgttgtatttttatctgttttccgttttttcttttttttgttgaacatgtgcatatatatttttccattttttttatataataattatttatgataATTTGCCTCCTGAAAATGGTTGGATTTATTCGAATTATGGCTGTTTGTACGCATatgtttgtttttatatttctatgTATTATGGCTATTTGTTTAAggataatttttatttgggtACCATATTTGAGAGCCCATTTCATTGTATGCCTTTCCGTTTCCTTGTTTGCTTtatatagtttttttttttttctattatttttttctgaacTTTGTAAAAAgtgtattaaaatttacaaaatttacaaaatttttaatatccgTTTTTTCTCCATATGAAATCGGGGGAGATATACGCACTGCTTATTTCACGTTGAGGggaacgaaaaaaaaatggaaaaaaaaaatggaaaaaaaaatgggagAAATGTATTACATTCTAATTATGAAAcatatttgataaaatCCTTAAAACATGTATGCAcacttataaaaatatattaatttctaaaccaattttttaaatggttttaaataattccatttttaaagGGTATAAGCATAAAttgatatttataaaattgaaaaaaaaaaaattaatttgttcataattgtatttatagttaatacatatacatgGACTTTGTGAAGCATGAGACTAAAATTGTAATGTTCCagaatattaattaatttttatttttttttctaaaattgGTTtggttaatttttttttaaaacggCAAAGGGAACTGTTTCAAACTTGATGAGGtataatataatgtttGTAAAAAGgtaatatcttttttttagagAGAAAAAGTTAAATAATGGCAGTAAAGGGAGAGATAAAATGAAGTATGTATAAAGGAAAGGGGGAGAAGTTAAGAAAGATaggaaaatgaattaagggtatacacatatatatacttgcAAATGTGATTACTGTGTATTATTATGACTTGAGATTGTTCAggtactttttttttttttttttttctttttttcccTTTCTTTTTTACAAGATGATTTTTCGATTTAATTTAACCTGGGTAgggtttattttattttatatattttttatatacatgcacaattgtataaaattaaataagtataataataaagttaTAGGGCATAGATTGATGAACATATCTAGTAATGTAGTGTCAGGAcagataaataaaaataataatgaaagtCAAGTACAAAACAAGAGAAGTATATTTGGATTTGGTGGatcaaataaatgtaatatAATGATTAGTTGTTATGATAAAGCTGGGGTTTTTGATAAAAGtttctttttattgatCGAcgaaaaaagtaatattaaatatgtaaaggAACAGATTGAAAATATGCATGGAATACCAACAAAATTTCAAGagatattttatgaaactaaaaaattagataataatgtaacaataaaaagtttaatAAAAGGGAAagatattaaattattaaattttcgTCTAATATCTGTTTTAcctcatttttttagtgAAGATTCTAAcaaagtaaataaaaatgttgaaaatgttgaaaaagaaagtaagaagataaaaatattgaaggataaattaaaatattatggatgtataacattatttaatgaatataagAAATTGTTAGAAAAACTTAaagacaataaaaatagaattataaaaaaggatgTTGATATTATTgaatcatttaaaaattttgatagAGAATTTGAACGTttgttaaataataataatataagtttagaaaaaataaaaaaagaaatacaagatttaaaatattttgataaaaaaaaattattattaagaTTAGAAATAGATTATCCAAATATggataatttattattaactagaataaaagaattgattagattttattatttaggGGATATACAATCtgtaattaaattttctttatttttttatattttatataaatatgctaATTATCCTccagaaataaaaaaaatgtttttatatttgtctatactatttttattggcTCCTTGTAAacctatatataaattttgccactttctttttttttcaattccTACAAGTTTCCTATATACAGGTTAGTTTTTGTGTATATCTTATTTGGTGTAAGTATGCCATACTATTTTAATGTGATacactttttatttgttaatgATTTTACTTTTGTAGgttttacaaatatactATCTGCTTCTTATCAGCAAATATTGATGTGTCAATAATTAGATATGATGGATTATTATACACTTTGTTATTTACTATGAGATGAAAAAGGGGGAACTTCGAATATGGCATATATACACAACTATATGGATTGGCAAACCGTAATTTATTCTCACacttatttgttttaaaaagttgAAGTTgactttttatatcatagGTTATACAAATTGAAAAGGAACATTACAATATTTTACGTAaatccatatatatatatatatatatatgcatacatacatatatgtggTATTCTTACTTATTCattcttttgttttttttttatcacttttttctttgtttATAAGCATGTTTTGTTATTCGACattttccaaaaaaaaaatccaattttttattatttggttttttaattttattttttgtgtaaaataaaaatggcatatttataatgtaaaatttttttatacaaccttaaaaaaaattaaattaattttgttttatcataataataagtaGTAAAAAGCTTTAGCAATTTTTAACcgtatatta
This window harbors:
- a CDS encoding ubiquitin, putative, yielding MIFRFNLTWVGFILFYIFFIYMHNCIKLNKYNNKVIGHRLMNISSNVVSGQINKNNNESQVQNKRSIFGFGGSNKCNIMISCYDKAGVFDKSFFLLIDEKSNIKYVKEQIENMHGIPTKFQEIFYETKKLDNNVTIKSLIKGKDIKLLNFRLISVLPHFFSEDSNKVNKNVENVEKESKKIKILKDKLKYYGCITLFNEYKKLLEKLKDNKNRIIKKDVDIIESFKNFDREFERLLNNNNISLEKIKKEIQDLKYFDKKKLLLRLEIDYPNMDNLLLTRIKELIRFYYLGDIQSVIKFSLFFYILYKYANYPPEIKKMFLYLSILFLLAPCKPIYKFCHFLFFSIPTSFLYTGFTNILSASYQQILMCQ